Proteins encoded in a region of the Gemmatimonadaceae bacterium genome:
- a CDS encoding CPBP family intramembrane glutamic endopeptidase, with amino-acid sequence MPTRLDVFFAVLFSIVIVAIGVAYFDQRLKRQLAAGVPNARRNWYRGTIIGEWVLAGTAVALWSREGRPWRALGLEPPTDWRLYVGLALATAVAAMLLRQNARIRALTPDRLQRLVPKFNDVEFIIPRSPDEYQWFQAVSWTAGGCEELLYRGFLTWVVAAYVGMAPAVVIVSIAFGLGHAYQGPRGVMKTGLVGLVLACIVLLSGWLVPAMIIHGLIDSASGVAGFAVLGKKVAV; translated from the coding sequence ATGCCCACCCGGCTCGATGTCTTTTTCGCGGTGCTGTTCTCGATCGTCATCGTCGCCATCGGCGTCGCCTACTTCGATCAGCGGCTCAAGCGTCAACTGGCCGCCGGCGTGCCCAACGCGCGGCGCAACTGGTATCGCGGCACGATCATCGGAGAATGGGTTCTCGCCGGTACGGCCGTCGCGCTCTGGTCGAGGGAAGGCCGCCCGTGGCGCGCACTCGGTCTCGAGCCACCTACCGACTGGCGCTTGTACGTCGGCCTCGCGCTCGCCACCGCTGTCGCCGCGATGTTGCTGCGGCAAAACGCCAGGATCCGCGCGCTCACGCCTGACCGCCTCCAGCGACTGGTTCCGAAATTCAATGACGTGGAGTTCATCATTCCGCGCTCGCCCGATGAGTATCAGTGGTTCCAGGCGGTGTCATGGACGGCTGGTGGATGTGAAGAGTTGCTCTACCGGGGGTTTCTCACCTGGGTCGTCGCCGCCTACGTCGGTATGGCGCCGGCAGTGGTGATCGTTTCGATCGCGTTTGGTTTGGGACATGCCTACCAGGGACCACGAGGGGTTATGAAGACCGGGCTGGTCGGTCTCGTGCTGGCATGCATCGTCCTCCTCAGCGGCTGGCTGGTCCCGGCGATGATCATCCATGGACTGATCGACAGCGCCAGTGGTGTGGCAGGCTTCGCGGTGCTTGGCAAGAAGGTGGCGGTCTAG